Proteins encoded in a region of the Flavobacterium sp. PMTSA4 genome:
- a CDS encoding quinone-dependent dihydroorotate dehydrogenase, which translates to MYKLLIRPFLFLIDPEKVHYFTFSLIRFLNKIPGFSNLFKSIYEIKDKRLETKVFGLTFPNPVGLAAGFDKNAVLYKELANFGFGFIEIGTVTPKPQDGNPKKRLFRLKEDAAIINRMGFNNAGVDEVVLKLKQNKNVLIGGNIGKNKITPNENAVDDYIICFEKLFDYVDYFVVNVSSPNTPNLRELQEKEPLTKLLQVLQNLNNEKSKPKPILLKIAPDLTNEQLLDIIDIVKETKIAGVIATNTTISREGLKSENKVETGGLSGKPLTNRSTEVIRFLAKKSNKSFPIIGVGGIHSAQDALEKIEAGASLVQLYTGFIYEGPKLVKEINKALLEKTL; encoded by the coding sequence ATGTACAAATTACTAATTCGTCCTTTCCTTTTTCTAATAGATCCTGAAAAAGTTCATTACTTCACATTTTCGCTAATTCGTTTCCTAAACAAAATTCCTGGTTTTTCTAATCTTTTTAAATCAATTTATGAAATAAAAGACAAAAGATTAGAAACAAAAGTTTTTGGATTAACATTTCCAAATCCTGTTGGATTAGCTGCTGGCTTTGATAAAAACGCAGTTCTGTATAAAGAATTGGCAAACTTTGGGTTTGGATTCATCGAAATTGGAACCGTAACGCCAAAACCTCAAGATGGAAATCCTAAAAAACGATTGTTTCGATTAAAAGAAGATGCTGCCATCATCAATAGAATGGGATTTAATAATGCCGGAGTTGATGAAGTTGTATTAAAACTAAAGCAAAACAAAAATGTTCTTATTGGTGGAAATATTGGTAAAAATAAAATCACTCCAAATGAAAATGCCGTTGACGATTACATCATTTGTTTTGAAAAATTATTTGACTATGTAGATTATTTTGTGGTTAATGTAAGCTCACCAAATACGCCAAATCTTCGTGAACTTCAGGAAAAAGAACCTTTAACCAAGTTATTACAAGTTTTACAAAACTTAAATAATGAAAAATCAAAGCCAAAACCAATTTTACTAAAGATTGCTCCTGATTTAACGAATGAACAGCTTCTTGATATAATTGATATTGTAAAAGAAACTAAAATTGCAGGTGTAATTGCTACTAATACAACTATTTCAAGAGAAGGTTTGAAATCTGAAAATAAAGTTGAAACTGGTGGTTTATCAGGAAAACCGTTAACCAATCGTTCGACCGAAGTAATTCGTTTTCTTGCTAAAAAAAGCAACAAAAGTTTCCCTATTATTGGTGTTGGTGGAATTCATTCAGCTCAGGATGCTTTAGAAAAAATTGAAGCTGGAGCAAGTTTAGTTCAATTATACACTGGTTTTATTTATGAAGGACCAAAATTGGTTAAGGAAATCAATAAAGCACTGCTTGAAAAAACTTTGTAA
- a CDS encoding hydroxymethylglutaryl-CoA lyase codes for MNTKVKIIECPRDAMQGIKEFIPTEKKVEYIQSLLRVGFDTIDFGSFVSPKAIPQMADTAEVLAQLDLSQTESKLLAIIANTKGAELASQHKEIQYLGFPFSISENFQMRNTHKTIAESLVTLQEILDIADRTNKEVVAYLSMGFGNPYGDIWNVDIVAQWTETLAKMGIKILSLSDTIGSSTPEIIDYLFSNLIPKYPDIEFGAHLHTTPDKWHEKVDAAYKAGCKRFDGAIQGFGGCPMAKDDLTGNMPTEKLLSYFTTQKADTNCSPMSFESSYNEALKIFTKYH; via the coding sequence TTGAATACAAAAGTCAAAATCATAGAATGTCCGCGAGATGCCATGCAAGGCATCAAAGAATTTATTCCAACCGAAAAAAAAGTGGAATATATTCAATCATTGCTTCGTGTTGGCTTTGATACTATTGATTTTGGAAGTTTTGTTTCTCCAAAAGCCATTCCTCAAATGGCTGATACTGCCGAAGTTTTAGCACAACTTGATTTATCACAAACCGAAAGCAAATTATTAGCTATCATTGCCAATACAAAAGGTGCTGAATTGGCTTCTCAACACAAAGAAATTCAATATTTAGGCTTTCCTTTTTCTATTTCAGAGAATTTCCAAATGCGAAATACTCATAAAACAATAGCCGAAAGTTTAGTTACACTTCAAGAGATTTTAGATATTGCCGATAGAACCAATAAAGAAGTTGTGGCGTATCTTTCTATGGGTTTTGGAAATCCATATGGAGATATTTGGAATGTAGACATTGTAGCACAATGGACAGAAACCTTAGCCAAAATGGGAATAAAAATCCTTTCGCTTTCTGATACTATTGGAAGTTCTACACCTGAAATAATTGATTATTTATTCTCAAACTTAATTCCTAAATATCCTGATATTGAGTTTGGTGCTCATCTTCATACAACTCCAGATAAATGGCATGAGAAAGTAGATGCTGCCTACAAAGCAGGTTGTAAACGATTTGATGGTGCTATTCAAGGCTTCGGAGGTTGTCCTATGGCGAAAGATGATTTAACAGGAAACATGCCTACCGAAAAATTACTAAGTTATTTCACTACTCAAAAAGCAGATACCAATTGTAGTCCGATGAGTTTTGAAAGTTCCTATAACGAAGCGTTGAAGATTTTTACTAAATATCATTAG